A stretch of DNA from Misgurnus anguillicaudatus chromosome 15, ASM2758022v2, whole genome shotgun sequence:
ccccaaccatcacagaaacccttctcctacttcacattttcaagaaacattattttctttgatttataagcttgtttcctcatggggacatcaaaatgtccccacaaggtcacaaaaatactggtattcctatctttgtggggacaattggtccccacaacgtgataattaccaggtacacacacacaaacacacacacacacagagatttCATTGTAACACATTTCTCCTGAGGTGACCTTAAAGAAGGCAGGTCTATGTTTTCGTGTTTTGAAACTTTATGATACACTTGAGACACATACTGTCATTATGATTGACAGATATTAAATATTAACCACACCCTCTTAGGTTTCCCAGCTGTAGTTACaacaaagaggttttttttGGGGTATGGTTCTTATTTAAATGAGGACTAATGCTCACTTCACATTTGGAGTGCTTGCTGAGCTAGCAGAAGAAATGCAAGTTAATCTTGTATTGACAGTGACAATGCTGTGCATTACCAGGCTTTGTCCTGCTCTGTGTGGAGTTCATCCAGTAACCTGCGACCTGAAAGGTGACCCACAGCCTCCTGGTCTCTTCAAGGATGGAGATTTTGTTATTGGAGGGGCTTTCTCTATTCATTACTATCTAAAGGCAGAAAATCACACCTACACCAGACGACCACAGCCACTAGAGTGCAGTGGCAGGTTAGAGTTTGATATACAGGCTGAAATGCAacaggagtttgttaaaattatGCTtataattgtgattttatttgttgtttaaatAAGCTAATGAAAATCAGACATGTAAATTGTACCAGTTATTCCAATGTAGTATTtattactgtgtgtgtgttttaccaGCATGGACACCAGAGAGCTGCGCTTTGGCCGTGCCTTGCAGTTTGCCATTGAAGAGATCAACAACAGCTCTGATCTGTTACCAGGCATCACTTTAGGCTACCACATCTATGACTCTTGTGCCTCTGTGCCGATGGCAATAAAAATAGCGTTTCAGCTTGTCAATGGATTTGATGTCAAATTTAATGACTCTGATTCCTGTGCAAAATCTGCTGCTGTTACAGCACTAGTTGGAGAAACAGGCTCCACTCCATCTATCAGCATGTCAAGAGTTTTCAGTCGATTTGGATATCCACAGGTGCCTTTTTATACCCCGCAAACATAAAGGCAAACAAATGCATTACTGTGAAAATGTGAATagtctatttatttttttgcatgttaaGAAACTATATGTATCTGGCATTATATGTATGtgtcctgtctgtgaaatccatgctaaagtctcataatcaaattttgatgctccaaatctcaaaTTTGATTATAAGACCTCATGGATCACTatggtcaatataaaaaatattaaggttacattttttacagaatgttctttacattatgtatgtgtgatttatgattttatatagaaacagcaaatcacaaaaaatgacttcagctgggcttttacagactgggttgcataaatgtataaaatatatataaacatattttgatTGTTTACTGACACAGCGTTAAGTTTTTATCTGTGTTATGGTGCGTTATAGGTGAGTCACTTCGCAACCTGTGCGTGTCTCAGTGACAAGCGTCAGTATCCGACTTTCTTCAGGACCATCCCCAGTGACCACCATCAAGCAGCCGCATTGGCACGAATGGTCAAACTTTTCAGATGGACGTGGATCGGGGCAGTGCGCAGTGATTCAGACTACGGAAACAACGGCATGGCATCGTTCCTGAAAGCTGCGGAGGAGGAGGGAATCTGTGTGGAGTATTCAGAGGCCTACTACAGGACTCAACCACGCAGTAAACTTAAGAGGGTCGCAGATGTCATTCGCAGGTCAACGGCTCGTGTAATAGTTGCCTTCATGGCCTCAGGTGACATTTATTTCTTATTAGAGGAGCTAAGCAAGCAGTCTCTTCCTCCTCTGCAGTGGATTGGCAGTGAGACTTGGATTGTAGACCCTGGCATGCTGCGTTTTAACTTGTGTATTGGTGCTGTGGGCTTCGGTGTCCCGCGCTCTGTTATCCCTGGCTTTCGTAATTTTCTGCTTAACCTCTCTCCAGATTAGGTGCTGAAATCTCCCCTACTGACAGAATTTTGGGAGAGCTCATTTAGTTGTAGTTTAAGACAACAGACAGGTTCTTCATCTGGTTTACCAGCATGTGATGGCACTGAGGACCTGCACACATTACAGAATCCATATACAGATACATCCCAGTTGAGAATCACTAACATGGTATACAAAGCCACATATGCTATAGCTCATGCCATCCATGCCATTGTCTGTAACAACAAGCAATgtgacaaaaacatcaaaattgAACCCTTGCAGGTAAGCTTTCTCATCATAATAATTCAACTTTTAATTTCACAAATGATTActctattaaaacatttataatcTCCATGTATTTGAAATGTATTCTGCTTTTGTGTGTAAACTGTAAAATCTTTTGCAGAAGCACAGGCACCAACTTGGATTTCAGCACAGATTATTTAGTAGAAAATAACACTAACCAGCAATTGTGTCAAACTATAATAAAATTTCTTATGTCAATCATGCAGGTTACAGATCAGCTCAAGCGAGTGAACTTCACTAAAAATAATTACCCTGTTTCATTTGATATCAATGGGGATCCAGTAGCCACTTATGAACTTGTGAACTGGCAGCTTCAGGATGATGCTTCAATTGACTTTGTCACAGTTGGTCACTATGATGCATCCCAGCCGAAAGGACAAGAGTTCAGTTTGAGCAGAGCTATCATTTGGAACGATGGCAGTGAAAAGGTATACAAGTGTTTTGGTTTATTTGTCTCATTGTGATTATCTGTGAGTGCTTTGTGTCACCTGTCACCTCCAGGTGCCTGTGTCTGTGTGCAGTGAGAGTTGTCCTCCAGGCACTAGAAAGGCCGTACAGAAAGGAAGACCTGTCTGCTGTTACGACTGTATTACATGTGCAGATGGAGAGATCAGTAATGAGACAGGTAATGTGTTCTGCTGAGGAAAGCACAAAactgtatgtactgtattagagagttatttatttctgtatttttatggTTCATGAATACTGTAGATGTTAAACAACAAGTATTTATCTTACAGATTCTTTAGATTGCCACACCTGTCAACCTGAGTACTGGCCCAATAAAGAAAAGAATAAATGTCTTCCTAAACCAGTGGAGTTTCTGTCATGGGATGAGATTCTTGGAATTATCCTCGCTGCTTTCTCTGTTACTGGCTCTTTATTAGCTTTAAGCAtggctttagtgttttataaaaacagagCTTCTGCCATAGTAAAAGCAAACAACTCAGAGCTGAGCTtcctgttgctcttctcattgACTCTGTGTTTTCTCTGTTCCCTTACTTTCATTGGTCGCCCCACTGAGTGGTCCTGTATGTTGCGTCACACAGCGTTTGGCATCACTTTTGTCCTCTGTATCTCCTGTGTTCTGGGGAAAACAATAGTGGTGTTAATGGCATTCAAGGCCACACTTCCAGGAAGTAATGTCATGAAATGGTTTGGTCCTGCACAACAAAGACTCAGCGTTTTTGGTTTCACTCTTGTACAGGTTCTTATCTGTGTGGTTTGGTTAACAACATCTCCACCTTTCCCTTTCAATAATATGCAACACTACAAAGAAAAAATCATCCTAGAATGTAATTTAGGTTCTGCTGTTGGTTTCTGGGCTGTGTTGGGTTATATTGGCCTTCTCGCCTTACTTTGCTTTGTTTTAGCTTTTCTGGCACGAAAGCTGCCTGATAACTTCAATGAAGCTAAATTCATCACATTCAGTATGCTCATATTCTGTGCTGTATGGATCACATTTGTACCAGCGTATGTCAGTTCACCTGGAAAATATACTGTAGCTGTTGAGATATTTGCTATTTTAGCTTCAAGTTTTGGTTTGATTATCTGTATTTTTGCTCCTAAGTGTTTCATTATTGTGTTTAGACCGGAGCAGAATACCAAAAAACATCTAATGGGTAAATGACTATCAAAAGAGCCTTGatacccttacgaaaaagaagtACACTTCAAGTTCATTATATTAAgtatacttaaaggaatagtctactcattttcaatattaaaatatgttattaccttaactaagaactgttgaatcatccctctgtcatctgtgtgtgtgcacgtaagcgctggagcgcgctgcgacgctacgatagcatttagcttagccccattcattcaatggtcccatttagagataaagttagaagtgaccaaacacatcaacgtttttcctatttaagacgagtagttatacgagcaagtttggtggtacaaaataaaacatagcgcttttctaagcggatttaaaagagtaactatattttatggcgtaatagcacttttgggagtacttcgactcggcgcagcaacaccctccctctcccattatgagagtgagaaggggagcagacttttcaggcgagtcgaagtactccaaaaagtgctattacgccataaaatatagttactcttttaaatccgcttagaaaagcgctacgttttattttgtaccaccaaacttgctcgtataactactcgtcttaaataggaaaaacgttgatgtgtttggtcacttctaactttatctctaaatggtaccattgaatgaatggggctaagctaaatgctatcgtagcgtcgcagcgcgctccagcgcttacgtgcacacacacagatgacagagggatgattcaacagttcttagttaaggtaataacatattttaatattgaaaatgagtagactattcctttaagtaatgTTGGAGTATAGTTTTAAGAATACTTTATGTAGTAAGTGTACTAACATTTATGCTCTAGTAGTAAACTTGTAAGTGTACTGCTTGAATACCGCTTGGGACTAAATTGGCCCACTTTtagtatataaaagtatacttcTAAGTGTACTATAAGTGTAAGAGTAGTCAACTTTAAGTGTACAACTAGTGCACAATTAGTTCTTCATTTGTACTGCAAGTGAACTCATGTGTATACTAGTAGTTTTCTAGACTTATActtcaagtgtacatgcaaaTGTTCTGTTAGAtaactcttagtaaactagtaggttactaattttgtgctgcaggtGTGCTTCCAGGTGTTCTTTTGaaatacttttagttaactagtagtttactagtcATATGCTGGGAGTGTGCATGCAGGTGTTCTGTTGGTGTGCTCTTGGTGGACTATGTGGGTTACTTATTGTATGCTTGTGTAACAAAGCCCTTTGACACTGAGGATCCATCTGcaggtttttattaaacacactCATATTCCAACAGACAAAGTCAAACAACAGCAAACACAGCAATGTAGGGCAGGCAAATCTCATAGTCATGAAACAGGCAAAAGGGTCAGCAATGACAGCCGGTACAAATCAAGACTTTGCACTGACTGAATGTTTCCAGAGAGTTTATATAGGCTGGCAGACTAATCAGTCCAGGCATGCGGGATTATGGGAAATGGAGTCCAGAACGAAAGTTAATATTCAGGGGGTTCAGCcatatagatatatatacaacctcaaatcagaaaaagttgggacacagtagaaattgtgagtaaaaaaggaatggaataatttacaaatctcataaacttatattttattcacaatagaatataaataacatgttgaaagtgagacattttgaaatgtcatgccaaatattggctcaatTTGGGTtttatgagagctacacattcccaaaaagttgggacaggtagcaataagagtataaaagttaaatgtacatataaggaacaacTAAAGGACCAATTTGAAACttaattggcaacatgattgggtataaaaagtgtggcagtgtctctcagaagtcaagatgggcagagatagtctatattctattgtgaataaaatataagtttatgagatttgtaaattattccattccttttttttacaatttctacagtgtcccactGTAGTGTCccattatatatatatcatttttgtatttattatttttgtttgattagCTCACTGATAGCATATGAAAGATTTAGCTTCAAATTGAAAGTACAATTAAAAGGtacaagtaaaaaaattaatacacattgtattgtactttaagtgcaatatattaatatttatagtatgatgttaagttcacttaaagtaaagttgagtagtaaactactagttaactaaaagtatagtaaaagaaaacttgcaagtatacctgcagcacacaattagtaacttactagtttactaagagtacactaacagaacacttgcatgtacactttcagtatgagtacactagttaactaaaagtatagtaaaagaatacttgcaagtatacctgcagcacaaaattaATAACTTACTAGTTTACTAACACTAAAGATTCTCCATAAagataatatacatttgtacactaCACTttcaaaatttacttaaaatatactgtttctaaaggatgctaaataatgtattttataaatatgctgtcagtgcattattataatgataactttaacagataaagtatacctaaaataatctttaaaataagttcaaattggtatactttaaaaattgcacagaACTTTATCTccaagtatattttttaaagtataattttagaaaatatactaaattataattattttgaaatattttaaaagtttaattgtaagcaaatatgttgtaagcatagtacttttaatatattcaaatatggtacatttctttctaagtatatttgtaatgtactattgcaaagttaaatatacttgaaatacaataaagtatatttatttttcaccagggcATATGGCTTTTTGCAGCTTTCTTGATGTAGCTTTCGTTGTTGCATTTTTACTTTATACTTTTAAGTATATGTCAGTAAACAAGTATAGGCCAAATATACTTAGACATTTCGGTCAGTATAGGTCAAGTATACTTTAGTACAATTTAAGTGTATTTCTGAGAAGTACCTAAAGTACATTTTAGAGAAGTACATAAAAAGTAAACTGAAAGTATACGttcttattttaagtttaaaagaaGAATACTTATAGCACACTTCAATAaacttctttttcgtaagggtaaACACACCCCTTGTGACACTCATGCTAATATCAGACTGTGATTTTATTGCATTAGCTGTCACACTGTATATGTACTGTAAATTGTACTGAACATttagataataaaaatatatacattaaatttaaaataaaaatctgggTTTATACAAATGTTAATACATCATGGGTTTATTTTTACATGATATACATAACCTTAACACAAAATGCTTTTCAGAACTTTTGCAGTTAACTTTTTTAAGGACTAACCTCAGTAACTTTCTATGGTTTAGACagaaaaatttaagtttaagttatttaattatttttaaatatattataactttatataatacctatatcttaaaatacatcattgcctctaaatgcacgccagtaatgtttttagtaacgcatgtttgttaaaacaagttatatttcctaataaaACTAgtctggtttaagctaatccctgtacgggaaaccaccccatattGTTATACAGATGTTGTTACAATGGTGTGTAACACAATCCaatccaaaacacacttatgtTAGGGCACTCTTATTTGGTCAAACCAGCCAGGGCGCGATTAACAGATCCACGCCCGGGCATGGTACAAAgtgatcacactagtcaaactaACCAGGATTTGGGGTCAAACTTACCTGGGTGCGGTTTGGATAGTGTAAGCGCACCCTTAGGAGTCTTTTAAAATAACCAATAGAATACACATTGGACACATATAAACCATACACGCTCTAAAGACAAGAAATGGACAAGAAATTAACCAAAACATGACCAAAAGTATATACACAAGTAAATAAACTAAACAAGACACGTGATAATAATCAGTAACTGTATAAACAAAAGGGAATAGAGTAAGTAACCAGAAAACCAGAAAAGGGAGTCAGTAACCAGAAAAACTGGTGAGAGCAACTCATGAACTTAACCGAAaggaaatacaaaaacacacacaagggGTCTCATTCATGAAACATTCGTAAATATATGAGTAAATTATATTATGAGTGATTTGCACGTAAACAGACCTTCCCGAAAACTCTCCTCCTGATTCACAAATACTTCGTAAACGTCAGATTTGATAgttaaatgtgtgtatgtgttaatGAATTTCTATCAATCGTACATGGGACGCGCGTGCACGCTTATTCTCAATTACCGTAAATACTGCCCATTAAATCCGACTGAAAACTATATATGGGCATCATATTAAGACACCAAACGAAGGATTTCAACATGTCTTCTTAAAagcaaatgaaaaagaaaaatttaTCAGATGCAGAAATTGAAGTTTTATTATCAgaagttaattaaaaaaatctaattttattTTGAAGCATACATAGTGGCGTCTCAGGTCCTAAAAAAAGAAAGCTTAGCAGCACATTACAGATGCTGTTAATGAAATTTCATCTGTTAATCGAACAGTCCCACAAGTCAAAAGAAAATGGTTCGACACGAAACTTGACTGCAAAAAACGaattagttaacttaaaaaaaatcttattcaaaaataaaaaatatataattttagagAAAATACACAAGCAGTTTACATTTGAGCATATATAACTTTTCACAAAAGAACTGGTCTGGGTAGCCTGAAACAACTCATTAATCAGTCTTCATTCTCAGCAAGTAAGTCTGTGCGGTCTCTGAAAATACGCCTTTTGCGCATCGCTCTGCCAAATCTATATATTAGCCATCGTAAATGTGTTATGCCTGATTATGGCCATTTTATAGGAAACAATTTCCTTAACAATTTCGTTTGCCCAGCCCTATTGAAATCAATAATGTATTTGATTAAAGTGTTCCGTTTGCAGATGCTATTACTGGAGCTtaagttaaaagaaaaaacatatataattactgtgtaatattttttacaaaatgctgtGTAATATGTACATGATTATGGTGAATTAAAATACAGCCTTATTGATGAGCAAAAGGTTCGGATGTTAAACGCACCATTTACGCGTGGGTGGGAGCAGGTGTAGATTTCTTTCGTACCAACTAATATTTGGAAAATACGCACATTTTCATGAATCCGAAAATGTACGCCAAAAGGACTTTACGAACGATTTACACAAAAATTCGTTCTGCTCGTGTTTCATGAATGAGACCCAAGGTGTATTCTTGTGCCATTAACAAAAGTTAAAGGACTGGCAATTCTCAAGGGACTGGAGGACTAGGCAGCAGAGGCAAAGCAACATCATTACAGAGCAAATAGAGGTAGAAGCCAGGGTGGAGCCCATATGGACTTTCAAGGCAGAGCCCAGGGGCTGACTGATGGCGGAGCTGGAGAAAGGATGATGCACCAGAGTGGCTTTGCAAGGCCGGCAGTCCAGGGGGAAGCTGTCAGCTCAGGGCATCCAGGTTGAGGCACTTAGAGCCAAAGGGGTGGAAAGCTGATGCGTAGGCAGATGTTCAGAAGTCCCAAAACTAGGATGGTAAGAGACCATGGTGGAGCCAGAGGATCAAGGGAGCTTAGTGGAACCTGAGAGATAATGGACTGTGGGCCCAGGGGATTGTAGGGCAGTCACGAATTTGCTTAAATGCTAAGATGGATGTGAAGAAGTCTGAAGCAGAGCCAGAGAGCTGAACAGCGCTAGTGGGGAGGCAGAAGCAAGAAGCTGAGTGACACAAACAGAGGCAATGGAGCCAGTAATCTGGACTCCTGGACACAAAGGACCAATGGAGCTGGAAGGAGGTGAAGGACAGTGCCTTAAAGTTACATTGCAGGCCCAGAAGTTCAGAGATAAGCTGCTAGCTCAAGGAACTGATGTGAAAACGGGGAGTGAAGACTAGCTGAGGAGATCTGAGGCATAGTGTGAGGCTCAGAAGTCCATGGCAGAACTAGGATGATGAGAAACCAAGACAGAGTCAGAGGATTGAGGGAGTCCAGTGGATCCTGAGGGATAATGGACCATTGTGGAGCCAACACAGTGCAGAGCCAAAGGGATGATGAGTCGAGGTGGAATCATGGGCCCAGGGGAAATCACAGACCCAGAAGTTTACAAAGAAACCACCAGCTCAAGGGATCTAAAGACCAGGGTAATGCTGGAGGGACAGAGAACAAAAGATGGCGCCAGAAGGAAGGAGGAGCATGGTGGAGCCAAAGTGGTGGATGGATGAGAAACTAGGACTACAGACAAAGGAAAAGGAACTGAGCAACGGAGCCTAAGGGATGATGGATCATGTTGGAGCAAAAGAATGCCAAGCAAAAGAAGAGCCAAACGGCTGATGGGTTGAGGTTGAGTCATGGGGACAGCCCAGGGGAATACTGTACAGTCAAGGGATCTGCCTCACAGAGCATAGCTGGGCATGAAGAAATTTGAGACAGATGTGAAGATCTGGATAGAGCATTTGGGAGAGAAGAGGTGAGGAGTTTAGTGACACCGGCAAAGTCAGCAGGTGGAGCTTAAGGTGGCAGGAAGCGGGGCAGAGCCTCAAAGAGCCTTAAAAAAAAAGCTTTAATTTACAGTACATGCTGAGAAAGCTTTATTGTCATATTTTGGTGACAGGAAGGAGGAAATAAAACAACCTACATAATAAATATGATTTCATTGTAACACATTTCTCATGAGGTGAACTTAAAGAAGGCAGGTCTATGTTTTCGTGTTTTGAAACTTTACGATACACTTGAGACATTATCATCATTATGATTGACAGATATGAAATATTAACCACACCCTCTTAGGTTTCCCAGCTGTAGGTACAACAAAGAGTTTTTTTGGGGTATGGTTCTTATTTAAATGAGGACTAATGCTCACTTCACATTTGGAGTGCTTGCTGAGCTAGCAGAAGAAATGCAAGTTAATCTTGTATTGACAGTGACAATACTGTACATTACCAGGCTTTGTCCTGCTCTGTGTGGAGTTCATCCAGTAACCTGCATCCTGCAAGGTGACCCACAGCCTCCTGGTCTCTTTAAGGACGGAGATTTTGTTATTGGAGGGGCTTTCTCCATTCATTACTATCTAAAGGCAGAAAATCACACATACACCAGACGACCACAACCACTAGAGTGCAGTGGCAGGTTAGAGTTTGACATACAGGCTGAAATACAACAGGAGTCTGCTAAAATTATGCTtataaatgtcattttatttgTTGTGTAAATAAGCTTATGAAAATCAGACATATAACTTTAACCAGTTATTCTAATGTAGTATTTAttactgtatgtgtattttaCCAGCATGGACACCAGAGAGCTGCGCTTTGGTCGTGCCTTGCAGTTTGCCATTGAAGAGATCAACAACAGCTCTGATCTGTTACCAGGCATCACTTTAGGCTACCACATCTATGACTCTTGTGCCTCTGTGCCAATGGCAATAAAAATAGCTTTTCAGCTTGTCAATGGATTTGATCTCATATATAATGACTTTGATTCCTGTGCAAAATCTGCTGCTGTTACAGCACTAGTTGGAGAAACAGGCTCCACTCCATCTATCAGCATGTCAAGAGTTTTCAGTCGATTTGGATATCCACAGGTGCCTTTTTCTATCCCGCAAACATAAAGTCAAACAAATGCATTACTGTGAAAAAGTGAATAgtctatttaatttttttttgcatgttaagAAACTATATGTATCTGGCATTATATGAATTATCAAATATGtgccctgtctgtgaaatccatgcTAATGTCTCATAATCAAATtatgatgctccaaatctcaaatttgattatgagactttagcatgGATCACTatggtcaatattaaagatattaaggttaaattttttacagaatgtgtgatttatgattttatgtagaaacagtaaatcacaaaaaaatgacttcagctgggcttttacagactgggttgcataaatgtataaaatatatacaaacataTTTTGATTGTTTACTGACACAGCGTTACGTTTTTTTCTGTGTTATGGTGCATTATAGGTGAGTCATTTCGCAACCTGCGCATGTCTCAGTGACAAGCGTCAGTATCCGACTTTCTTCAGGACCATCCCTAGTGACCACCATCAAGCAGCCGCATTGGCACGAATGGTCAAGCTTTTCGGATGGACGTGGATTGGGGCAGTGCGCAGTGATTCAGACTACGGGAACAACGGCATGGCATCGTTCCTGAAAGCTGCGGAGAAGGAGGGAATCTGTGTGGAGTATTCAGAGGCCTACTACAGGACTCAACCACACAGTAAACTTAAGAGGGTCGCAGATGTCATTCGCAGGTCAACGGCTCGTGTAATAGTTGCCTTCATGGCCTCAGGTGACATTTATTTCTTATTAGAGGAGCTAAGCAAGCAGTCTCTTCCTCCTCTGCAATGGATTGGCAGTGAGACTTGGATTGTAGACCCTGGCATGCTGCGTTTTAATTTGTGTATTGGTGCTGTGGGCTTTGGTGTCCCTCGCTCTGTTATCCCTGGCTTTCGTAATTTTCTGCTTAACCTCTCTTCAGATGAGGTGCTGAAATCTCCCCTACTGACAGAATTTTGGGAGAGCTCATTTAGTTGTAGTTTAAGACAGCAGACAGATTCTTCATCTGGTTTACCAGCATGTGATGGCACTCAGGACCTGCACACATTACAGAATCCATATACAGATACATCCCAATTGAGAATCACTAACATGGTGTATAAAGCCACATATGCTATAGCTCATGCCATCCATGCCATTGTCTGTAACAACAAGCAATgtgacaaaaacatcaaaattgAACGCTTGCAGGTGAGCTTCCTCATCATAATAATTAAGGTTTTAATTTTACAAaggattaattaattaaaacatttataatcTGCAGATATTTGAAATGTATTCTGTTTCTGTGTATGAACTGTAAAATCTTGTGCAGACACACATGCACCAACTGGGATTTCAGCACAGATTATGTAGCAGAAAATAACACTAACAAGCAATTGTGTAAAACTATAACAAAATCTCTTATGTCAATCATGCAGATTACAGATCAGCTCAAGCGAGTGAACTTCACTAAAAATAATTATCCTGTTT
This window harbors:
- the LOC129419483 gene encoding LOW QUALITY PROTEIN: extracellular calcium-sensing receptor (The sequence of the model RefSeq protein was modified relative to this genomic sequence to represent the inferred CDS: substituted 1 base at 1 genomic stop codon); its protein translation is MRTNAHFTFGVLAELAEEMQVNLVLTVTMLCITRLCPALCGVHPVTCDLKGDPQPPGLFKDGDFVIGGAFSIHYYLKAENHTYTRRPQPLECSGSMDTRELRFGRALQFAIEEINNSSDLLPGITLGYHIYDSCASVPMAIKIAFQLVNGFDVKFNDSDSCAKSAAVTALVGETGSTPSISMSRVFSRFGYPQVSHFATCACLSDKRQYPTFFRTIPSDHHQAAALARMVKLFRWTWIGAVRSDSDYGNNGMASFLKAAEEEGICVEYSEAYYRTQPRSKLKRVADVIRRSTARVIVAFMASGDIYFLLEELSKQSLPPLQWIGSETWIVDPGMLRFNLCIGAVGFGVPRSVIPGFRNFLLNLSPDXVLKSPLLTEFWESSFSCSLRQQTGSSSGLPACDGTEDLHTLQNPYTDTSQLRITNMVYKATYAIAHAIHAIVCNNKQCDKNIKIEPLQVTDQLKRVNFTKNNYPVSFDINGDPVATYELVNWQLQDDASIDFVTVGHYDASQPKGQEFSLSRAIIWNDGSEKVPVSVCSESCPPGTRKAVQKGRPVCCYDCITCADGEISNETDSLDCHTCQPEYWPNKEKNKCLPKPVEFLSWDEILGIILAAFSVTGSLLALSMALVFYKNRASAIVKANNSELSFLLLFSLTLCFLCSLTFIGRPTEWSCMLRHTAFGITFVLCISCVLGKTIVVLMAFKATLPGSNVMKWFGPAQQRLSVFGFTLVQVLICVVWLTTSPPFPFNNMQHYKEKIILECNLGSAVGFWAVLGYIGLLALLCFVLAFLARKLPDNFNEAKFITFSMLIFCAVWITFVPAYVSSPGKYTVAVEIFAILASSFGLIICIFAPKCFIIVFRPEQNTKKHLMGK
- the LOC129419479 gene encoding extracellular calcium-sensing receptor, with product MRTNAHFTFGVLAELAEEMQVNLVLTVTILYITRLCPALCGVHPVTCILQGDPQPPGLFKDGDFVIGGAFSIHYYLKAENHTYTRRPQPLECSGSMDTRELRFGRALQFAIEEINNSSDLLPGITLGYHIYDSCASVPMAIKIAFQLVNGFDLIYNDFDSCAKSAAVTALVGETGSTPSISMSRVFSRFGYPQVSHFATCACLSDKRQYPTFFRTIPSDHHQAAALARMVKLFGWTWIGAVRSDSDYGNNGMASFLKAAEKEGICVEYSEAYYRTQPHSKLKRVADVIRRSTARVIVAFMASGDIYFLLEELSKQSLPPLQWIGSETWIVDPGMLRFNLCIGAVGFGVPRSVIPGFRNFLLNLSSDEVLKSPLLTEFWESSFSCSLRQQTDSSSGLPACDGTQDLHTLQNPYTDTSQLRITNMVYKATYAIAHAIHAIVCNNKQCDKNIKIERLQITDQLKRVNFTKNNYPVSFDINGDPVATYELVNWQLQDDASIDFVTVGHYDASQPKGQEFSLSRAIIWNDGSVKVPVSVCSESCPPGTRKATQKGRPVCCYDCITCAEGEISNETDSLDCHTCQPEYWPNKEKNKCLPKPVEFLSWDEILGIILAAFSVTGSLLALSMALVFYKNRASAIVKANNSELSFLLLFSLTLCFLCSLTFIGRPTEWSCMLRHTAFGITFVLCISCILGKTIGVLMAFKATLPGSNVMKWFGPAQQRLSVFGFTLVQVLICVIWLTTSPPFPYNNMQYFKEKVILECSLGSAVGFWAVLGYIGLLAFLCFVLAFLARKLPDNFNEAKFITFSMLIFCAVWITFVPAYVSSPGKFTVAVEIFAILASSFGLIICIFAPKCFIIVFRPEQNNKKHLMGKVSSKAP